In Setaria viridis chromosome 5, Setaria_viridis_v4.0, whole genome shotgun sequence, the genomic stretch TAGCAGCCCTAACCCAATATGTTAACCTTTGGCATGCTGTTGCTGGTATCCAGCTATTAGGAGGAGTCGAGGATAAGGTCTCATGGCGCTGGGAAAGTTCAGGTATCTATTCGGCAAGATTGGCATATAAGGCCTTTTTTCATGGATCAACGAAATCGCCGGCCTCCAAACCAGTCTGGAAGGCCTGGGCTCCATTAAAAGTTAAATTCTTCATGTGGCTCGCCCTGCGAGAGCGCCTGTGGACAGCAGAACGGCGCCAACGGCATGGGTTGCAGGATCAAGCGGTTTGTGCGCTTTGCGATCAGGAAATTGAGACATCTGAGCACCTGTTCGCGAGATGTTCATACACCCAGCAAGTCTGGTTCTCGATTAGCGCTATGATCAACACTCAAAATGAGTCACCGCTGCAACACCAGAACCTGATGGATTGGTGGCTCAAGAAAAGGGCAGCATTCAGTGGAGCCAAGAGGAGGGGACTCGACTCATTGTTCATGCTCGTTTCTCGGAgaatttggaaagaaagaaacgATCGTGTCTTCAGcagatttttcatttttttatttttttaaccccCTCTACTACCGGTTGGCCAGTATCGGTTGGACCGGTACGAGAGGCaggttttctagtagtggttTGTTCTTGTTTATTAGGAGATTAAACTTGAACACTGGCACATATCATACTATCACCGAGTCACTCAACATATTCATGATAATCTTTTACGTGtttaattttggaattaaaatgTACCGAAATATGCGTAGATTTCTAACAAAAAGCACTTTAACTTAGTGTGTGGCATGATAACAATATAATGGCTGATCTGTAGGAACTGCTGTTCTGTTGCTGGGGTTGTTTTAGCAATATAAAATGGCTCACTTTACCGTACTCTGGATTATGTTCCGGTTGCATGTTAATTCGTGGGGAGTCGCAGAATGCCGATTATGTGCCCCTTGCACTTTCACCTCCAAGTTCAGGCCTCATAATTCAAATGTTCAGTTTCCATGTCACTTATTCATTTATGCGCATCATCTGTTCATCTCCATTTTTGAATCCGAGGCTGGCATTCAATTTCTCTTCGTGTGCCGGCTCCATTTCTTTCTTCATCATCCAGATATTTTGACGCAACACTTGACCAGATCGATGCGGCAGCGTCTAGAAAACTTCATACTCACGTGAAAGATGTAGCTTGTCGGCAGGGAAATATCGGGGTGCTTGTTCATATCGTGTTCACGTGCATGGTGCTGACCCCTGCAGAAAAAGAGCGGTCGTGCTCGCATACCGTTTTCTATGCAACGGTCGGCGGTCGGCGAGATTTTCTGCTGTGATGCATACGAACCATGCAATATAGTAGTCGTTAAGTGCCTCCCTAACCGAAAGATAATGTTGAAGACAAGTATGGTGTCGTGTCAATCtgaccaaagaagaagaaatcagcCCTCGACGAATTGATGAGCACTGCACGCTGGTGACGACGATGAGGTGTGCGGCCGCACTTCCAGAGTGCTGCGGCGGTGATGCAGGCAAGAGGTATTCGGCGCCTCGATTCCTCGCAGCCACAGCAAAGAAGAAGCTCCCCGAGAACAGAACTATAGCTCAGGAAGATACGATTGTAGATTGGCAATCTCACTGAAAGGCAAAATAGGAAGTGAGAAAGGTATACATTTATTGCAATATCACTTGCATCGACTAGATAAACTTTAGAACAAAGGAAGGCTGGAAGATGGACATTTCTCCTTGTTATGTTTCTGTATCTTCACTTTCATAGTATCCTAGTCGCTTATGTTGTATTTGGATTCCATACTTGTGTGTCCATAAATGGAACCTGCAGGTTTATATCATGTTTCAGTCCAGCATTGGCAACTTATTAATAGTCAGGAGGTGTTGCTGATGTCCTTTACCTCCGGTGTCTACTTCTATGTGTTTTATCAACATCTATTTTTAACGtaacctaaattttattatttcaaTCTTAATTCCCCATTTCAGTAAATTTGCTCTCACCATTCCTCTTCCAGTGATGATAATGACGTATTTTGAGCCATTATTTTAGATTTTTAATTTGGCATTTTCATTGGTGTGGTTTCACTAGGTCCTACAATATCCGAAATTTTGGAGTTCATAGATTATTTTGAGTCAGTATGATCCTTTGTTACTCTCGTTTGTGCATCTGTGTCTAGATGCATATGTCTTTGGGGTGAATCCTAGTTATTGGTCTTTACTCTTTAATGATAAGAACCCGGCACTTGTCTAAAGAGAACAAGCTAATACACACACACGCTACCGGGCAACAATGAGAAAATGAAGACATCTCATTTAGTTAGTAATATAATACGATTatggttcatcattagtcattaCTAATCTTACCTATGGTGATTATACTGTCATTTATATGGAGTTAAGGTGTGAGCTTTTTATATCATTAATGTTTCTCAATTGCGTTCAGTTCTATATATTTCTTTACTTGCGGAGTATACAACCACTCTAATCATAGGAAATTAATCATATCATTTTGATGCAACAATAAGCTCTGTGTTGGCACTAGTGTTACACATATTATATCCTATCTACATGTGTAAAAAATCTGTAATGTTCTGCTTCATCGGAAATGCTACAGGCTCCGTTCCGTGTAGTACTGTACGATGTAGGATTTGGTCAATTAGGATTTCTATCATGGCTATGCTTTGTAAAAGAAATGCGAGTACTCATTGTAACACTCAAAATATAAAATTCCACAAATACACTCAAAATATAACACGTCATATTTTGTTGAATACACTCAAAATATAAAATTCCTCAAGTACATACAGTGTCTTGATTCTAAATTTCCAGTACTCATTGTACCGTCATTCCTATGTTATCAAGGTGTAAATCCTAAAGGCTTGGTATTTTTGAATTTATAAGTTGGTGTCCCTAGTTAATAAGATGGCTGGTACAAATACTTTTCTTATATTCAGTTTCTCAGTTTGACCTGCCTAATCTTAATTCTTTTCCTGAATTTAAGTGATAGAAATATGATATCTTGTTTCTTTATGTTTTGGGTTTACTTAGCTTTAAGAATTAATTTATAAATTGTCAGACCTATCTGAGACTAAATCATATAGCTAGGAATACGAGGATGCCCATATCTTGGTATCAATTATTAAAATGCCTTATTGATCGGTTGTAATTAGGTAGTGGTTTATTTCTTCTCATTCTCATTTTTATGTTTGGTGTAAATTTAGTAAACATTATATATTATGACAATTTTAGCGAAAAGGTAAAGGACACCTGAGTGTTTCTGTTGTCAGTAGAAAATGGAACTATTACagatagttttttttattgttgGAGCCTTCGTTTATGATTTTGCTGAAGATTCTGGGCATATCTGAATATTTGCTTATCACAGATGTGAGGTTTCTTATGGATTCTAGTGTATACGAAAGGGTTTCGATGCACTTGATTTTTTCAGTGCTCATTTTGTTGTTTAGCCTCTCTGAGTATTTGTCAAGTTTGTAGTTTCAGttatttaatttctttttcAATGGAATTAATAgtgaaataattcttttatGATCTTTAATTTGTTTGACTATGTCTGGTAGTGTTTGATACATGTGCTTTATTCTTACAACTGAGCCTAATCCTTATTATAGTGCATAAGAAATTTGCTTAAGTTAAATATTTTTAGCTTTTTGTTTGGCTGAATTGATGCAATTGTTCAATATCTAAAATTCAATCTTAGATCTGAAATGTTTAtcaattatttgagcaccaagatggcttcaaataaaaaaatattgaactacaaagttgtatatCTCGCCGAGagatacaattttcatataaagtttatctccatccaagtttatatgaattagttatgattttttgaaagtgtgctaCCTTCTTTAGGTAAATTCCACGTGtatagttttgcaattttttattagtacatatatttttacaaaatattaaaataaaaaaatctctTCGTAGCAAGTACGTTTTGGTTTTCTGGGCTTTTCTGGGCCCTTTTGTTCTTTTCAACTTTTAGGCCTTTATTCGGATTTTGGGCTTTGACAACTGGGTGGGCGTCTCTCCCAATTGGGCCAACATACCCagaggagcgccgccgcgccgcctcacGGACACAGAGCACGCGACGACGCCTGATCccttcttccgccgccgccgccgcatcctcctcctcttccggcGTCCACCTGACATGGCTACGGCGCCGGCGTTCACCGGTAACCTGAAGGTGagttcgtcgtcgtcctcctcctcctcctcccccctttctctctctcctcctcccaaGCTAAAACCTCCCTCACGCGCATACATTTTGCCCTCGCCCGCCGCTACAAACTTGAAGATTCAAGCTCgaagccggcggtggcgcgtcCGTGGCTCCGGCGCCTTCTGGCGCTTTAATTTGGTGCGCGGAAGGTTGGGGAGTGTAGGGTTTTCGGGTTTTCGTGGGGCATCTTGAGGGAGCGCGGCGAGTACCAGAACTTAGTTTGCGCGATTGGGGTGACCGGCAGCATGTGACCGGGAGACTGATCCTCAAGAGCGTGTGTCACAGGGGGCTGACCATTGGGGTGTTCTCTATGAATCATGGATTAACTTGGACAGTAAATCATCCAGATTTTGATCGGCCATGCTTTTATGTGGACTGAATTGAACATAGATGGTACATGCTGCCGGTTGAGACCTCTGTGTCTGAAGACTTCTTTGTTATCATTTTGTGCTGGGTTGTGAAGTTGTAGACTTGTTACTTGTGTTAAGCTGTGGTTCACCAGGAAGCAGGAAATGAAATGTGATGCTGACACACTGGTTGGATTTATGCATACTAAGCTGCCTTTGCTAGGCATTTTGCTACCAATATTATTACTTGTAAGTGTGTTCATCCTGCCACTGAATTTGTAGAACATATTAGTAAGGCACATGCTGATGGCACCTCTTTGCGACCATTTTGGTATTGTGCAAACAAATTACATATAATGGTTGATGGTAGTGTGATTATGTAGATTCATCCATTCGTGATATTGAGTTAAAGGAACTGTATTTCTGTTTCTTTCATTTACCTGTAATAAGGGAAGAATTATGCAAATAGGATCCCCAAATAACTATGCATTACAAATCTGTTTCCACATCCACCATGTATTTTTTGGTTTCCTGACTCTGAACTACCTTAATGTAGTTGTTGAGCCTATACTAGTAAAATGTCAAGTACTGGCAGTGACAGATGCTTCCTTTTGTGCAGAAAGCACTTGCAGGTTTAAGGAGAATCAATTTAGATGGTCTGCGCTGGCGTGTGTTTGATGCAAAGGGTCAGGTTGGGATTCTTTCACTTGTTTCAGCTGTAATAAAGAATTCATCAGAAAATGTTATGTGGTAAGTTGCTTCGTCTCTGTGATAGGTGCTTGGACGGTTGGCATCCCAAATAGCTGTTGTGCTACAGGGCAAGGATAAACCAACGTATGCACCACATGTGGAAAATGGAGACATGTGCATTGTGCTTAATGCCAAGGATATCAGTGTTACAGGAAGAAAAATGACTGACAAGATTTACTACTGGCACACAGGGTTAGTAAGTCCCAGCAAAATTGTTCAATACATCGTATGTAAGATATCATTAGGTTTCTCTTGTTATATGTTTCCTCCCCGAACAGGTATATTGGCCACCTAAAGGAAAGAAGGCTCAAGGACCAGATGGAAAAAGACCCAACTGAAGTGATTCGCAAAGCTGTCCTGCGCATGCTTCCTCGGAACAGATTGCGTGATGTAAGTGAAACTTTGTTTCTCTTTTATTCTCTAATCGATGATAAGGCATGACCGCATGAGCTCATTTGTTTCTTGGACTAGTTACTTGATTGTTATTGCTAGCATTATTTTCTGTTGTTTAACAGTTAATGATTAATTTTATCTTGCATTGATGAACAATTTTGGCCCTCTTTATTATTACTACCTGTGATTACCACCACTAGTATCTCATTTTTATGCTCTTTCCTGAGACTCTCACTGGGTTTGATCTCTAgcagtcctttcttgattcaacGACTGCTAGAGAAATGTCTATTTGTCTGTATTATATCACCCCTGGTTTATTAAATCTGTGCGCTGCATTGTTGAAGCTAGCTGATCCAATTAATGATTTTTCAGAAATTGTTGCTGTCTTGTAACCAGTGTTAAATAAAATATCTGTGATAACTAGATCTGTTGGAGAGCAAACTTGGTATTGGATATATTCCAATCATTTCTTTTCTTGGTTGAGATTTCATCATATTAAATTGTAATGTTGTGTGCGGATGGAATATTCCATAACATTGTAACTTTGAGAAATCATGCCTCTTTTCTTGTCACGCTGGTATAAGTATAACCAATGTGCTTATGGTATTGATGTCTAACATATATTATTCTGATCCTTCAGGACAGGGATCGCAAGCTGAGGATATTTTCTGGAAATGAGCATCCATTCCATGACCGCCCTCTTGAACCTTTTGTGATGCCGCCCCGGCAAGTACGCGAGATGCGCCCTCGTGCAAGGCGTGCATTAATAAGAGCCCAGAAAAAAGAGCAGGCAAACAGaaccaaggaggaagaagatgctaAGAATACCAAAGCTGAGGCTACTGCATAGGCACATTCAGATGTGTATTTGCATGTTGCAGATCTACCAGATGATGCTCGGAGTATCTTTGTTTCCATGACATGTAGCATGTCGAGCCGAATGGACACTAGAAGTAACTAGTCAAAGAAACATTCAGAATTTCTTTTGTATTTTGTTACAGCATGTAACTCAAAACTTGTCTCGAGGCTGTCAGTTGCTTTTATCCGAGTGAATAAGGCCCTCTTCTGCTTTGTTCGACTTCTGGTATCAGAATTCTTAAGTCCAATGAAAATGTAGCAGGCAAGAAATTTTACATGCATGGGCGAAATATTCAGATAAAGTATACCATGTTGGCATGTTGTAAGATTTGAATTTACAAtgacatttatttttattttttttccaaatcaCACGGTACAGATGCAGGCCTTCACATACGCATGCGCACACTCGCCCTTACGAACACACACGCAACCCTACCTACTTTATATCTCCATGAATCTAGGAACTTTTGCTTACATTGTATTATTTGGTCTACATACCGGAACGCCCTTACGAACACACACGCAACCCTACAgttaaatcctgaaataaattTAGGAAAATACGAGCAGCAATGCTGAGTTGAGGACTCGAATCCTAGTAGGTATGTTCCACCACAAGGAACTAAACAACTGACGCTCGTTTCGCCAATGACATTTATATTTTGGAATGAAGCAGATGTGTCCATGAGATCGATGGACTGCGCGTACTAAAAAACAATTCAGAGCGATCAAAATTAGTAGAAACATGCTTTCGGCCCATTAGCAAGTTATGATGGCCCAACAAGATGGAGACTGTCAGCCTCAGGCCCAAAAGCCCTTAAACCCTAGAAAGAAACCTCCTCAGTCCTCCACGGCAGCTCTTCCTCCACGCACACACAACCACTAGAacacctcgccgcctccgccgccgccgaggacgacggcgacgatgtGGCGTTCGCGAGCTcgtgctctcctcctcctccgctcctccatTCCCAgatcgccgccgcagcagccaccaccacatCCCGCTCGGTCCCTGACCCGAGGTCCACCTCCGCGCCTTCTCTcccgcttcctctcctcctccccggatccCATCCCCGATGCCaattcctcctcctcggccgacCCCTTCCCCGAAGCCTCCTCTCCGACCGCCGCTACTCCAGATGATGGCACCGAGGCGGGAGAAGACAGCTTGAGCTCGATGTGGGAGGAGGCTGGGGACGCCGACGACATCTTCGCTTCCCCCGGCGGCGCTGACGCCGTAGCCGACGAAGAGGAGGTCGCCCGCGTCCGCGACGTCGTGGAGTCCACCCCCGAGGACAAGATCGCCTCCACCCTCGCCGACATGGTCGTGGACTTCAACGAGCCGCTCCTCGCCGCAGTCCTCCTTGCTGCCGACCAATGTTCCTGTAAGAAGCTGATATCCCTGTTCAACTATGCCGCGAAGAACAACCCTGCGACCAAGAGCCTCTCGAATCTTGAGATCCTCGTGGGCAAGGTAGCGGATTCTGATGAGATTGACAAGATGGACGCGTACTTGCTTTGGGATTCAGTCAAGGAAATTGGCTCTGTACCAGGATCAGTAAGCACACCGTTGTTGAATGAAATGATTGCTATATTTTGGAAGCTTGAGAAGTCGAAGGCAGCTCTGGAGGTGTTTGCCAAGTTCGATGAGTTCGGTTGTACTCCGGACAGTAACAGCTATTATCTGGCTATTGAAGCGGCACGAAAGAAGTCCATGTTCCGTTCTGCTTGTGAAGTTTGTGAGAAGATGATTGGCTCTGGCTGCTTCCCTAATGGTGAGAAGGTTGGCAGGATTTTGACTTTCCTTTGCGATGGGAAGAAGGTGAAGGCGGCACATTCATTATACCTAGCAGCGAAGGAGA encodes the following:
- the LOC117856673 gene encoding uncharacterized protein, with protein sequence MATAPAFTGNLKKALAGLRRINLDGLRWRVFDAKGQVLGRLASQIAVVLQGKDKPTYAPHVENGDMCIVLNAKDISVTGRKMTDKIYYWHTGYIGHLKERRLKDQMEKDPTEVIRKAVLRMLPRNRLRDDRDRKLRIFSGNEHPFHDRPLEPFVMPPRQVREMRPRARRALIRAQKKEQANRTKEEEDAKNTKAEATA
- the LOC117856672 gene encoding uncharacterized protein, producing the protein MWRSRARALLLLRSSIPRSPPQQPPPHPARSLTRGPPPRLLSRFLSSSPDPIPDANSSSSADPFPEASSPTAATPDDGTEAGEDSLSSMWEEAGDADDIFASPGGADAVADEEEVARVRDVVESTPEDKIASTLADMVVDFNEPLLAAVLLAADQCSCKKLISLFNYAAKNNPATKSLSNLEILVGKVADSDEIDKMDAYLLWDSVKEIGSVPGSVSTPLLNEMIAIFWKLEKSKAALEVFAKFDEFGCTPDSNSYYLAIEAARKKSMFRSACEVCEKMIGSGCFPNGEKVGRILTFLCDGKKVKAAHSLYLAAKEKKIQIPKSALDFLVSASARNDETVGTALELLEEYQGESLKHAGKSFATVVHALCRTNKLEDANNLLTRMVQLEEYQGESLKDAGKTFATVIHGLCRKKKLEDAKKLLLRMVDLGPAPGKAVFNFVITALSKQGEMEDAKGLLRLMENEGVSPDIYTYSVLMSGYAKGGMIDEAHALLREAKKIHLKLNRVSYHILIRGYCKMEEFEKAIECLKEMRKDGLLPNVDEYDKLIQSLCLKALDWRRAEKLLEEMEDSGLCLKGISRSLIAAVKELEGEEMQSKSSLEA